The Gordonia sp. KTR9 genome contains a region encoding:
- a CDS encoding isochorismatase family protein, with amino-acid sequence MSAERSDGTRPADALIVVDVQNDFCEGGALGVNGGAAVARAVTSILDEYRTVVATRDYHIDPGDHFSDDPDYVDTWPPHCRVGTDGVAFHREFDAGAAHEIFSKGEYSAAYSGFEGAADDGSTLAVWLRERKVKTVDIVGIATDHCVRATALDAVAAGFTTRVLLNFTAGVAPETTSKALSALREAGVELVGDLLYDGSSHTG; translated from the coding sequence ATGAGCGCCGAACGCAGCGACGGCACCCGGCCCGCCGACGCGCTGATCGTCGTCGACGTGCAGAACGACTTCTGCGAGGGCGGCGCCCTCGGGGTGAACGGCGGCGCCGCGGTCGCGCGGGCGGTCACGTCGATCCTCGACGAGTACCGGACCGTCGTCGCGACCCGCGACTACCACATCGACCCCGGTGACCACTTCTCCGACGACCCCGACTACGTCGACACCTGGCCGCCCCATTGCCGCGTCGGCACCGACGGTGTGGCGTTCCATCGCGAGTTCGACGCCGGCGCGGCGCACGAGATCTTCTCCAAGGGCGAATACAGCGCCGCGTACTCCGGTTTCGAGGGAGCGGCCGACGACGGGTCGACCCTCGCCGTCTGGCTACGCGAGCGGAAGGTCAAGACGGTCGACATCGTCGGCATCGCCACCGACCACTGCGTGCGGGCGACCGCGCTCGACGCGGTGGCAGCCGGATTCACCACGCGGGTCCTTCTCAACTTCACGGCCGGCGTCGCGCCGGAGACCACCTCGAAGGCGCTGTCGGCGCTGCGGGAGGCAGGTGTCGAACTCGTGGGCGACCTGCTCTACGACGGGTCGAGCCACACCGGGTAG
- a CDS encoding nicotinate phosphoribosyltransferase, translated as MSIDNTALLTDQYELTMVAAALRNPVAHRQCAFEVFARRLPDGRRYGVVAGTGRVLDELAAFRFGDEEIAVVERFLDSDTVAWLRDYRFSGDIDGYREGELYFPGSPILTVRATFAEAVLLETLILSILNHDSAIASAAARMVSAAGSRPIIEMGSRRTHERAAVASARAAYIAGVAATSNLEAARRFGVPSAGTAAHAFTLGFTGPDGPDEKAAFAAQIEALGVGTTLLVDTYDITQGVRNAIEVAGPALGAVRIDSGDLGVLARQVRAQLDDLGATGTKIVVSGDLDEYAIASLRAEPVDTYGVGTSLVTGSGAPTAGMVYKLVEVDGLPVAKRASHKESRGGAKSAVRAARSSGTIVEEIVYRAGGTRPAPEKHHVRDLQIPLVRGGTPVESLPSLADARAHLAAGLVSLPWEGLGLSHGDPAVPTRYELG; from the coding sequence GTGAGCATCGACAACACCGCGCTGCTGACCGATCAGTACGAACTGACGATGGTCGCGGCAGCGCTTCGCAACCCGGTTGCGCACCGCCAGTGCGCATTCGAGGTCTTCGCTCGCCGACTCCCCGACGGCCGTCGCTACGGCGTCGTTGCCGGGACCGGCCGCGTGCTCGACGAACTCGCGGCCTTCCGATTCGGCGACGAGGAGATCGCCGTCGTCGAACGATTCCTCGATTCCGACACGGTGGCCTGGCTGCGGGACTACCGCTTCTCCGGCGACATCGACGGCTATCGGGAGGGTGAACTCTACTTTCCCGGGTCGCCGATCCTCACCGTCCGCGCGACGTTCGCCGAGGCCGTCCTGCTCGAGACCCTCATCCTGTCGATCCTCAACCACGACAGTGCGATCGCCTCGGCCGCGGCTCGCATGGTCAGCGCCGCCGGGTCGCGGCCGATCATCGAGATGGGGTCACGGCGCACCCACGAGCGCGCGGCCGTCGCGAGTGCGCGCGCCGCCTACATCGCGGGCGTCGCGGCCACCTCGAACCTGGAGGCGGCGAGGCGCTTCGGCGTGCCCAGCGCCGGTACCGCCGCCCACGCGTTCACCCTCGGCTTCACCGGACCCGACGGGCCCGACGAGAAGGCCGCGTTCGCCGCGCAGATCGAGGCCCTCGGCGTCGGGACGACGCTGCTGGTCGACACCTACGACATCACCCAGGGCGTGCGCAACGCCATCGAGGTGGCCGGACCCGCCCTCGGTGCCGTGCGGATCGACTCCGGAGACCTCGGCGTGCTGGCCCGCCAGGTACGCGCACAACTCGACGACCTCGGGGCGACGGGGACGAAGATCGTGGTCTCCGGCGATCTCGACGAGTACGCGATCGCCTCACTGCGCGCCGAGCCGGTCGACACCTACGGCGTCGGGACGTCGCTCGTCACCGGTAGCGGAGCACCGACCGCGGGGATGGTCTACAAGCTCGTCGAGGTGGACGGCCTCCCGGTGGCCAAACGGGCGAGCCACAAGGAGTCGCGCGGCGGCGCCAAATCGGCCGTACGCGCCGCCCGGTCCAGCGGCACGATCGTCGAGGAGATCGTCTATCGCGCCGGTGGTACCCGCCCCGCACCGGAGAAACACCACGTGCGGGACCTGCAGATCCCCCTCGTCCGCGGCGGCACGCCCGTCGAGTCGCTGCCGTCGCTCGCCGATGCGCGCGCACATCTCGCGGCCGGGCTGGTCAGTTTGCCGTGGGAGGGTCTCGGCCTGTCCCATGGAGATCCCGCGGTCCCGACCCGCTACGAACTCGGCTGA
- the clpS gene encoding ATP-dependent Clp protease adapter ClpS: MAPDETRAHEATPGGTAVAEPEVADGAPGLDKPWMTIVWDDPVNLMRYVTFVFQKIFGYSESRANELMMQVHTEGRAVVSSGDREKVEADVAKLHAAGLWATMQRDS, from the coding sequence ATGGCGCCTGACGAAACTCGTGCGCACGAGGCTACCCCCGGCGGTACGGCGGTTGCCGAACCCGAGGTCGCCGACGGCGCGCCGGGACTCGACAAGCCGTGGATGACGATCGTGTGGGACGACCCGGTCAATCTGATGAGGTACGTCACCTTCGTCTTCCAGAAGATCTTCGGCTACTCCGAGTCCCGGGCCAATGAACTGATGATGCAGGTCCACACCGAGGGCAGGGCCGTGGTGTCCTCCGGCGACCGTGAGAAGGTCGAGGCCGACGTCGCGAAGCTGCACGCCGCCGGTCTGTGGGCCACGATGCAGCGGGATTCGTGA
- the aosR gene encoding oxidative stress transcriptional regulator AosR, which produces MRTWKRKGRGETLRIASQLDAHEAELLASMVTSMCELLTERADSAPRDDLATLTGIRVGHHEAPDDVTLGRLLPDFHRPDQDDQLSAEVVNGKLNSALRSVHEPQIIDAKLGAARILLDTLPAGGGDLVLTPEQASAWLTALNDVRLALGAMLGISEDTPDQLPPDHPHAAHLDVYHWLTVMQDLLVEALM; this is translated from the coding sequence GTGCGCACCTGGAAACGCAAGGGGCGCGGCGAGACGTTGCGGATCGCATCGCAGCTCGACGCGCACGAGGCAGAACTGCTCGCATCGATGGTCACCTCGATGTGTGAACTGCTGACCGAACGGGCCGATTCCGCACCCCGCGACGACCTCGCGACGCTCACCGGCATCCGTGTCGGTCACCACGAGGCCCCCGACGACGTCACGCTGGGACGTCTTCTCCCGGATTTCCATCGCCCCGACCAGGACGACCAGCTCTCCGCCGAGGTCGTCAACGGAAAGCTGAACTCGGCGCTGCGCAGTGTGCACGAGCCGCAGATCATCGACGCCAAGCTCGGCGCGGCCCGGATCCTGCTCGACACCCTCCCGGCGGGTGGCGGGGACCTCGTCCTCACCCCGGAGCAGGCCTCGGCCTGGCTCACCGCGCTCAACGACGTGCGGCTGGCCCTCGGCGCGATGCTCGGGATCTCCGAGGACACCCCCGACCAGCTGCCGCCGGATCACCCGCACGCAGCTCATCTCGACGTCTACCACTGGCTCACGGTGATGCAGGACCTTCTCGTGGAAGCGCTGATGTGA
- a CDS encoding P1 family peptidase, which produces MTTAGRPARAGNRITDIAGISVGHAHRVDADARVAGSAEAPDGHGWATGTTVVRVSAPGAIAAVDVRGGGPGTRETDLLDPSNTVQTAHAIVLSGGSAYGLAAADGVMRALEAEGVGLPLDDRGHVVPIVPAAVIFDLPVGAWDRRPDADFGAEAVRAADTEFAVGCVGAGVGARAGALKGGVGTASVTIDSGPAAGITVGALMVANPVGAVIDPQTGLPWDLGEAALAELGLQRPSVADLDRLADLAAKHTVLNTTIGVVATDAVLDAPMTKRLAMSGHDGLGRAIRPAHSPLDGDTVFGIATGAVRSSSPVPAPAGMHADVAVVAEVCRVAADVVQRAIVDAVLAADSIASIPTYAQAAPSAFR; this is translated from the coding sequence GTGACCACAGCCGGACGACCGGCCCGCGCCGGCAACCGCATCACCGACATCGCCGGCATCTCGGTGGGGCATGCGCATCGTGTCGACGCCGACGCGCGCGTGGCCGGCTCGGCCGAGGCTCCCGACGGTCACGGCTGGGCCACCGGAACGACGGTCGTGCGGGTGTCGGCGCCCGGCGCGATCGCCGCGGTGGACGTCCGCGGCGGCGGTCCGGGTACGCGCGAGACCGACCTGCTCGACCCGTCGAACACCGTGCAGACCGCACACGCCATCGTGCTGAGCGGAGGCAGTGCCTACGGTCTGGCCGCCGCCGACGGGGTCATGCGGGCGCTCGAAGCCGAGGGGGTCGGCCTACCACTCGATGATCGGGGCCACGTGGTGCCGATCGTCCCCGCCGCGGTGATCTTCGACCTGCCGGTCGGCGCGTGGGATCGCAGGCCCGACGCGGACTTCGGGGCGGAGGCGGTCCGGGCGGCGGACACCGAGTTCGCCGTCGGATGCGTGGGCGCGGGTGTCGGCGCCCGGGCGGGCGCACTCAAGGGCGGGGTCGGGACGGCGTCGGTGACGATCGACAGCGGGCCAGCGGCCGGGATCACCGTCGGCGCACTGATGGTCGCGAACCCGGTCGGTGCGGTCATCGACCCGCAGACCGGGCTGCCGTGGGACCTGGGCGAGGCCGCACTCGCCGAACTCGGTTTACAAAGGCCGTCGGTCGCCGACCTCGACCGCCTCGCCGATCTCGCCGCGAAACACACGGTTCTCAACACGACCATCGGTGTCGTGGCGACCGATGCCGTCCTGGACGCCCCGATGACCAAGCGACTGGCGATGTCCGGACACGACGGACTCGGGCGGGCGATCCGGCCGGCGCACTCGCCGCTGGACGGCGACACCGTTTTCGGCATCGCGACCGGCGCTGTCCGGTCGTCGTCGCCTGTTCCGGCGCCGGCGGGCATGCACGCCGATGTCGCGGTCGTCGCCGAGGTGTGCCGGGTCGCGGCCGACGTCGTCCAACGGGCGATCGTCGACGCGGTCCTCGCGGCGGACTCGATCGCATCGATCCCCACCTACGCGCAGGCGGCGCCGTCGGCGTTCCGCTGA
- a CDS encoding Mov34/MPN/PAD-1 family protein: protein MLKIEQKLVDAMVAHARADHPDEACGVIAGPEGSDDPQRFIAMVNAERSPTFYRFDSAEQLAVWREMDRRDEEPVVIYHSHTATEAYPSRTDISYAGEPGAHYVLVSTRDPEATEIRSYRIVDGAVTEEEIEIRS, encoded by the coding sequence ATGCTCAAGATCGAGCAGAAGCTGGTCGACGCGATGGTCGCGCATGCGCGCGCCGATCATCCCGACGAGGCCTGTGGGGTGATCGCCGGCCCCGAGGGTTCCGACGATCCGCAGCGCTTCATCGCGATGGTCAACGCCGAGCGGTCGCCCACGTTCTACCGCTTCGACTCGGCCGAACAGCTCGCGGTCTGGCGGGAGATGGACCGTCGCGACGAGGAGCCCGTGGTCATCTACCACTCGCACACCGCCACCGAGGCGTATCCGAGCCGCACCGACATCTCCTATGCGGGTGAGCCCGGCGCCCACTACGTGCTGGTGTCCACCCGCGACCCGGAGGCCACCGAGATCCGCAGCTATCGCATCGTCGACGGTGCGGTCACCGAAGAAGAGATCGAGATCAGGAGCTGA
- a CDS encoding MoaD/ThiS family protein — MSVTVSIPTILRTHTGGEKRVEGSGSTLAALIDDLESGNAGLKERLVAPDENGTAKLHRFVNIYVNDEDVRFSGGLDTPIDDGDEVTILPAVAGG, encoded by the coding sequence ATGTCTGTCACCGTATCCATCCCGACGATCCTGCGTACCCACACCGGCGGGGAGAAGCGTGTCGAGGGGTCGGGTTCGACGCTGGCCGCGCTGATCGACGACCTCGAATCGGGCAACGCCGGCCTGAAGGAACGTCTCGTCGCGCCCGACGAGAACGGCACCGCGAAACTGCACCGCTTCGTCAACATCTACGTCAACGACGAGGACGTGCGCTTCTCCGGCGGCCTCGACACCCCGATCGACGACGGTGACGAGGTGACCATCCTGCCCGCGGTCGCCGGCGGCTGA